The following are from one region of the Flavobacteriaceae bacterium UJ101 genome:
- the APEH gene encoding acylaminoacyl-peptidase (Exopeptidase that catalyzes the removal of dipeptide units (NH2-P2-P1- or -P1'-P2'-COOH) from the free amino or carboxy termini. Prefers substrates composed of bulky, hydrophobic amino acids at P1 and P1' positions. Has endopeptidase activity on N- terminally blocked peptide derivatives which contain aromatic amino acid residue at the P1 position. Exopeptidase activity is much higher than its endopeptidase activity; Belongs to the peptidase S9 family.; KEGG: pha:PSHAa1986 acylaminoacyl-peptidase): MKNLIFAIGIASFSIFAYSQNKSMDKNTLPGNTSLPSTTEELKQVADLETGNYAYSVKDYFQKPKQSSFKFSPNGNYFSYREKDDKGKKHVYVKDTKTDKVTKIIHEGEELIRGYGWANDNRIIYVKDEGGDENYQLFAIDLDGKNAKALTPFEDVKVNIVNSLKDQPDFMIISMNKDNKQIFEPYKININTGELVKLFENTDPANPISGYDFDKDGNLKAYTQQQNGTEYVLYYRTSENDPFKKIIQTTWKDSFYIIGFDYTTDNPHDAYVISNLESDTDEILLYDFEKNKTIKKVYHNNTFDVGGMSRSRKRGYEVDYFYYTGEKEHVTPVSKTYKALHQKFKNQFGNKEFSITNKTDDEDKYLIYVGSDQLYGVYYLYDVKTDSFKEIMNLMPQLKEQDMAEMRPIKFKSRDGLTLYGYLTIPNEAKKGKKVPLIVNPHGGPYGPRDQWGFNPETQLFASRGYATLQVNYRGSGGYGKKFSMAGNKQIGRKMLNDLEDGVAYIKTLNLIDPNKIAIYGASYGGLATLGSLVKTPDLYTCGVDYVGVSNLFTFFKAFPPYWKPYLGQVYEQWYDENDPEDQKIMKEVSPALNVNKITKPLFVIQGANDPRVNIEESDQIVVNLRNRGFDVPYMVKYNEGHGFGHEENRIELYEAMMGFFAKHLK; the protein is encoded by the coding sequence ATGAAAAACTTAATTTTCGCAATAGGTATTGCAAGCTTTAGTATTTTTGCATATTCACAAAACAAATCTATGGATAAAAATACATTGCCAGGAAACACTTCCTTACCTTCAACAACAGAAGAATTAAAACAAGTTGCTGATTTAGAAACAGGGAATTACGCTTATTCTGTTAAAGATTATTTTCAAAAACCCAAACAATCATCTTTTAAATTTTCTCCAAATGGAAACTATTTTTCCTATCGTGAAAAAGATGATAAGGGTAAAAAACACGTCTATGTAAAAGACACTAAAACAGACAAAGTAACCAAAATTATTCATGAAGGAGAAGAATTAATTCGAGGTTATGGTTGGGCAAATGATAATCGTATCATTTATGTAAAAGATGAAGGAGGTGATGAAAACTACCAATTATTTGCTATTGATTTAGATGGAAAAAATGCAAAAGCTTTAACTCCTTTTGAAGATGTAAAAGTTAATATTGTTAATTCATTAAAAGATCAACCTGATTTCATGATTATTTCAATGAATAAGGATAATAAACAAATTTTTGAACCTTATAAAATTAACATCAATACAGGAGAACTTGTTAAATTATTTGAGAATACAGATCCAGCAAACCCTATTTCAGGTTATGATTTTGACAAAGATGGAAATTTAAAAGCCTATACACAACAACAAAATGGAACTGAGTATGTTTTATATTATAGAACATCTGAAAATGATCCATTCAAAAAAATCATTCAAACTACTTGGAAAGATTCTTTCTATATTATTGGTTTTGATTATACAACTGATAATCCACATGACGCTTATGTCATATCAAACTTAGAAAGTGACACTGATGAAATCCTTTTGTATGATTTTGAAAAAAATAAAACAATAAAAAAAGTATACCATAACAATACTTTTGATGTTGGAGGAATGAGTCGTTCTCGAAAAAGAGGCTATGAGGTAGATTATTTCTATTATACAGGAGAAAAAGAACATGTTACTCCTGTTAGTAAAACCTATAAAGCATTACATCAAAAATTTAAAAATCAATTTGGTAATAAAGAATTCTCTATTACAAACAAAACAGATGATGAGGATAAATACTTAATTTATGTTGGAAGTGATCAATTATATGGTGTATATTATTTATATGATGTAAAAACAGATTCTTTCAAAGAGATTATGAACTTAATGCCTCAATTGAAAGAACAGGATATGGCAGAAATGCGCCCTATCAAATTTAAATCAAGAGATGGTTTAACACTTTATGGATATTTAACCATTCCAAATGAAGCAAAAAAAGGTAAGAAAGTTCCTTTAATTGTAAATCCACATGGCGGCCCTTATGGACCTCGTGATCAATGGGGTTTTAACCCTGAAACTCAATTATTTGCAAGTAGAGGCTATGCTACTCTACAGGTAAACTATAGAGGTTCAGGAGGTTATGGAAAGAAATTTTCTATGGCAGGTAATAAACAAATTGGTCGTAAAATGTTAAATGATTTAGAAGATGGTGTTGCTTATATCAAAACATTAAATCTAATTGACCCAAATAAAATAGCCATCTATGGAGCAAGTTATGGTGGATTGGCAACTTTAGGAAGTTTAGTAAAAACACCTGATTTATATACTTGTGGTGTAGATTATGTAGGAGTTTCAAATTTATTTACTTTCTTCAAAGCTTTTCCTCCTTATTGGAAACCTTATTTAGGACAAGTTTATGAACAATGGTATGATGAAAATGATCCTGAAGACCAAAAAATAATGAAAGAAGTTTCTCCTGCTCTTAATGTTAATAAAATTACCAAACCCTTATTTGTTATACAAGGTGCAAACGATCCAAGAGTAAATATTGAAGAATCTGACCAAATTGTTGTAAATCTTAGAAATAGAGGTTTTGACGTTCCTTATATGGTAAAGTATAACGAAGGACATGGTTTTGGTCATGAAGAAAATAGAATTGAATTGTACGAAGCTATGATGGGATTCTTTGCCAAGCATTTAAAATAA
- a CDS encoding putative chloride channel protein ClcB (Belongs to the chloride channel (TC 2.A.49) family. ClcB subfamily.), protein MNQFSKKASLWGRFIIWRYKNITGKQFLYILSAFIGFISGVGSVILKWFVHLSTSFLDSDAIDSYHKFYFFIFPLIGLLIVYFVKEKLIQKEIGAGIPVALFSLARRKGIMKRYQTYASLILAPITISFGGSVGLEAPAAVTSSALSSRISQWFRIDVKNRKLLLVCAAAASLSAIFKAPIAAIVFAIEVFSLDLTLASLMPLLIASISAILTRLIFTEEESFLIHFNLVEDFQLDQILLYSALGIFTAFISLYFTQVYFKSKQLFATINTPLKKVFIGGIVVGILIYIIPPLYGEGFGLINNLINNKKPELTSFQSFQSISLTDWGFIILLFVLILVKPIATSSTLHAGGIGGIFGPTLFIGASAGNFVAHFFNKIGFDVSISNFTLLGMCGLMAGVLHAPLTAIFLIAEITGGYDLFIPLMLVSAISFGITRYYVSYSVYTKELAEKGDLITHNKDQAVLTTLDVRSVIENNFIPIHPEMTLGEMLKNGVAHSNRNIFPVINDKRQFLGIILLDDIRHIMFDQTMYDTVNVQTFMHEAPEVIFLGEDSMEKIMKKFEQSKAWNLPVVKKDLYIGFISRSKLLTAYREHLVTNFDN, encoded by the coding sequence TTGAATCAATTCTCAAAAAAAGCATCATTATGGGGACGATTTATTATCTGGAGGTATAAAAATATTACTGGAAAACAGTTTTTATATATACTTTCCGCTTTCATAGGCTTTATTTCTGGAGTTGGTTCTGTTATTTTAAAATGGTTTGTTCACTTATCTACCTCTTTTCTAGATAGTGATGCTATAGATTCTTATCATAAATTCTATTTTTTTATTTTTCCTTTAATTGGTTTACTCATTGTTTATTTTGTTAAAGAAAAACTCATTCAAAAAGAGATTGGAGCTGGTATTCCTGTTGCTCTATTTTCATTAGCAAGACGTAAAGGGATTATGAAAAGGTATCAAACGTATGCCTCTCTTATTTTAGCTCCCATAACCATTAGTTTTGGAGGCTCCGTTGGATTAGAAGCGCCTGCTGCTGTAACTTCATCAGCTTTGAGTTCTAGAATTTCTCAATGGTTTCGAATTGATGTTAAAAACCGTAAATTATTATTAGTTTGTGCTGCCGCAGCTTCATTATCTGCTATTTTTAAAGCTCCCATTGCAGCGATTGTATTTGCTATAGAAGTTTTTAGTTTAGATTTAACTTTAGCCTCATTAATGCCTTTACTAATTGCCTCTATATCAGCTATTTTAACTCGATTAATTTTCACTGAAGAAGAATCTTTTTTAATTCATTTTAATTTAGTTGAAGACTTTCAATTAGATCAAATTTTACTCTATTCCGCATTGGGTATTTTTACAGCATTTATTTCATTGTACTTTACCCAAGTCTATTTTAAATCAAAACAATTATTTGCTACAATTAATACTCCTTTAAAAAAAGTATTTATAGGTGGAATTGTTGTCGGAATCTTAATTTACATTATTCCCCCTTTATATGGAGAAGGTTTTGGTTTGATTAATAACTTAATTAATAATAAAAAACCCGAATTAACTAGTTTTCAATCCTTTCAGAGTATAAGTTTAACTGATTGGGGTTTTATTATATTACTTTTTGTATTAATATTAGTTAAACCAATCGCAACTTCTTCTACTTTACATGCAGGAGGAATTGGAGGAATTTTTGGCCCAACACTCTTTATTGGAGCATCTGCAGGCAACTTTGTTGCACACTTTTTTAACAAAATAGGATTTGATGTTTCTATCAGTAATTTTACTTTATTAGGAATGTGTGGATTGATGGCTGGAGTTTTACATGCTCCCTTGACTGCGATATTTCTCATAGCAGAAATTACAGGGGGTTATGATTTGTTTATTCCTTTAATGCTTGTTTCTGCTATTTCTTTTGGAATTACGCGATATTATGTCTCTTATTCTGTTTATACTAAAGAATTAGCTGAAAAAGGGGACTTAATTACTCATAATAAAGATCAGGCAGTATTAACCACACTAGATGTACGAAGTGTTATTGAAAATAATTTCATTCCTATACACCCTGAAATGACCTTAGGCGAAATGCTTAAAAATGGAGTTGCTCACTCAAATCGAAATATTTTCCCTGTAATTAATGATAAAAGACAGTTCTTAGGTATTATTTTATTAGATGATATTCGCCATATTATGTTTGATCAAACTATGTATGATACGGTTAATGTTCAAACTTTTATGCACGAAGCTCCAGAAGTTATCTTTTTGGGAGAGGATTCTATGGAAAAAATTATGAAAAAATTTGAACAAAGTAAAGCCTGGAATCTACCTGTTGTCAAGAAAGATCTCTATATTGGTTTTATATCACGATCTAAACTTCTTACCGCTTATCGAGAACATTTGGTAACCAATTTTGACAATTAA
- the pycA gene encoding pyruvate carboxylase (This protein is a component of the acetyl coenzyme A carboxylase comple; first, biotin carboxylase catalyzes the carboxylation of the carrier protein and then the transcarboxylase transfers the carboxyl group to form malonyl-CoA; Contains 1 ATP-grasp domain; Contains 1 biotin carboxylation domain.; KEGG: mad:HP15_3934 pyruvate carboxylase subunit A), with protein MKIKKVLVANRGEIAIRIFRACTEIGLETVGIYTFEDRYSLHRYKADEAYQIGTDQQPLKPYLDISAIIKVAKENQVDAIHPGYGFLSENAEFAKKCEENDIIFIGPKVSVLKALGDKITAKEVAVANNIPIIESNHQDLVDIDTALSEANKIGFPVMLKAASGGGGRGMRVIRNEEGLKKAFKESKREALNAFGDDTVFIEKFVENPKHIEIQIVADNHGNMVHLFERDCSVQRRYQKVIEYAPSYGLDQEIKEKLYEYALKICKAVDYNNVGTVEFLVEGNAIYFIEVNPRIQVEHTVTEIVTGIDLIKSQIFIAGGYQLSDTQIKIKNQESLQLNGFALQCRITTEDPSNNFKPDYGTISTYRSASGFGIRLDAGSVYQGVTISPFFDSMLVKISANSRTLDGACRKMLRALSEFRIRGVKTNIAFLQNILNHETFKKGAVTVNFIQNHKELFVIKEPRNRATKLVNFLGDVIVNGNEDVKNINPVKKFITPKIPIFDEERSFQEGTKDLLTKLGPEDFSKWLKNEKKIHFTDTTMRDAHQSLLATRMRTFDMLKVAEGYAKNHPEIFSMEVWGGATFDVCLRFLKENPWERLRSLRKAMPNILLQMLIRGSNGVGYTAYPDNLIEKFVEQSWENGVDVFRIFDSLNWMKSIAPCIEHVRNQTNGLAEGSICYTGDILDASRTKYTLKYYIQLAKEIENAGAHILGIKDMAGLLKPYAAYELISALKTEINIPIHLHTHDTSSIQSATYLKAVEAGVDVVDVALGGLSGLTSQPNFNAVLEMLKFHDRENKMNTQKLNEYSNYWDAVRAYYYVFESGLKAGTAEVYNHEIPGGQYSNLKPQARGLGLEDRFHEITKMYEEVNDLFGDVVKVTPSSKVVGDMAQYLVSNNLTIQDVKEKGATISFPQSVESFFKGDLGQPVEGFPKDIQKMVLKDQKPYTDRPNAKLEPIEFEEEFKNFVELFKKGMGRELEITDFLSYKLYPKVFLEAYNHHLKYGNVTNIPTKNFFYGMVPGEEIIVELDKGKTLLIELVSIGEPDYEGKVIVFFKVNGQTRNVVVQDRSIEINKVVHVKADKSDSKQIGAPLQGLLSTVLVSEGQKVKKNDPLFIIEAMKMETTIAASEDAEIEKVILKEGTMINSEDLVMVLKK; from the coding sequence ATGAAAATAAAAAAAGTATTAGTAGCTAATAGAGGGGAAATAGCCATTAGAATCTTTAGAGCTTGTACAGAAATAGGTCTTGAAACAGTTGGGATTTATACTTTTGAAGATCGATATTCTTTACATCGATATAAGGCTGATGAAGCATACCAAATCGGTACAGATCAACAGCCATTAAAACCTTATTTGGATATTAGTGCGATTATAAAAGTTGCGAAAGAGAATCAAGTTGATGCGATTCATCCAGGATATGGTTTTTTGTCAGAAAATGCTGAATTTGCTAAGAAATGTGAAGAAAATGATATCATTTTTATAGGTCCAAAAGTTTCTGTATTGAAAGCTTTAGGAGATAAAATTACAGCAAAAGAAGTAGCTGTAGCTAATAATATTCCTATTATTGAAAGTAATCATCAAGATCTAGTTGATATAGATACAGCTTTAAGTGAAGCAAATAAAATAGGATTTCCTGTTATGTTAAAAGCAGCTTCTGGTGGTGGTGGAAGAGGTATGAGAGTAATTCGAAATGAAGAAGGATTAAAAAAGGCTTTTAAAGAATCCAAAAGAGAAGCTCTTAATGCTTTTGGTGATGATACTGTATTTATTGAAAAATTTGTTGAAAATCCAAAACATATTGAAATTCAAATCGTGGCAGATAATCATGGAAACATGGTACATCTTTTCGAAAGAGATTGTTCTGTACAGAGACGTTACCAAAAAGTAATTGAATATGCTCCTTCATATGGTTTAGATCAAGAAATAAAAGAGAAACTATACGAATATGCATTGAAAATATGTAAAGCAGTTGATTATAATAATGTAGGAACCGTAGAATTTTTAGTAGAAGGAAATGCTATTTATTTTATAGAAGTAAATCCTAGAATTCAAGTTGAACATACTGTTACGGAGATTGTTACGGGAATTGACTTAATTAAATCTCAAATTTTTATTGCAGGAGGATATCAACTGTCGGATACTCAAATAAAAATAAAAAATCAAGAAAGTTTACAATTGAATGGTTTTGCACTTCAATGTAGAATTACTACTGAAGATCCATCAAATAATTTTAAACCAGATTATGGTACTATTAGTACCTACCGTAGTGCATCAGGGTTTGGAATACGATTGGATGCAGGAAGTGTATACCAAGGTGTTACAATCTCACCATTTTTTGACTCAATGCTTGTGAAAATTTCAGCAAATAGTAGAACGCTTGATGGTGCTTGTAGAAAAATGTTACGTGCTTTATCTGAATTTAGAATAAGAGGTGTTAAAACCAATATAGCATTTCTTCAAAACATCTTAAATCATGAAACGTTTAAAAAAGGGGCTGTAACGGTTAACTTTATTCAAAATCATAAAGAATTATTTGTTATAAAAGAACCTCGGAATAGAGCTACTAAATTGGTGAATTTTTTAGGAGATGTTATAGTGAATGGAAATGAAGATGTAAAAAACATAAATCCGGTTAAAAAGTTTATAACCCCTAAAATACCCATATTTGATGAAGAAAGATCCTTTCAAGAAGGAACAAAGGATTTGTTAACTAAATTAGGACCAGAAGATTTTTCTAAGTGGTTAAAAAATGAAAAGAAAATTCATTTTACCGATACTACGATGCGTGATGCTCATCAAAGTTTATTAGCAACACGTATGCGTACATTTGATATGCTAAAAGTAGCAGAAGGATATGCTAAAAACCATCCAGAAATATTTAGTATGGAAGTGTGGGGAGGAGCTACTTTTGATGTTTGTTTACGATTTTTAAAAGAAAACCCTTGGGAAAGACTAAGATCGTTGCGTAAAGCAATGCCTAATATATTATTACAAATGTTGATTAGAGGATCAAATGGAGTAGGATATACTGCTTATCCAGATAATCTTATTGAAAAATTTGTTGAACAATCATGGGAAAATGGAGTGGATGTTTTTCGAATATTTGATTCATTGAACTGGATGAAGTCAATAGCACCTTGTATTGAGCATGTTCGTAATCAAACCAATGGATTGGCAGAAGGTTCTATTTGTTATACAGGTGATATTTTAGATGCAAGCCGAACCAAGTATACACTTAAATATTATATTCAGCTAGCAAAAGAAATTGAAAATGCAGGAGCCCATATTTTAGGGATTAAAGATATGGCAGGATTATTAAAACCTTATGCTGCATATGAATTGATTTCTGCATTAAAAACAGAAATCAATATTCCAATACACTTACATACTCATGATACTTCTTCTATACAATCTGCAACGTATTTAAAGGCCGTAGAAGCAGGAGTTGATGTAGTCGATGTAGCGTTGGGAGGATTATCTGGGTTAACTTCACAACCTAATTTTAATGCGGTCTTAGAAATGTTGAAATTTCATGATAGAGAGAATAAAATGAATACTCAAAAATTAAATGAATATTCTAATTATTGGGATGCTGTTAGAGCATATTATTATGTTTTTGAATCTGGATTAAAGGCTGGAACAGCTGAAGTCTATAATCATGAAATACCAGGAGGACAATATTCAAATCTAAAACCCCAAGCCAGAGGATTAGGTTTAGAAGATCGTTTTCATGAAATTACGAAAATGTATGAAGAAGTAAATGATCTTTTTGGAGATGTAGTAAAAGTAACACCGAGTTCAAAAGTAGTAGGTGATATGGCTCAATATCTTGTGAGTAATAATTTAACCATTCAAGATGTAAAAGAAAAAGGAGCAACCATTTCTTTTCCACAATCGGTAGAGAGTTTCTTCAAAGGAGATTTAGGTCAACCTGTTGAAGGTTTTCCAAAAGATATTCAAAAAATGGTTTTAAAAGATCAAAAGCCTTACACAGATCGCCCTAATGCCAAGCTTGAACCTATTGAATTTGAGGAAGAATTTAAAAATTTTGTGGAACTATTTAAAAAGGGTATGGGAAGAGAACTTGAAATAACTGATTTTCTTTCTTACAAATTATATCCTAAAGTTTTTTTAGAAGCGTATAATCATCATCTTAAATATGGAAATGTAACAAATATTCCCACAAAAAATTTTTTCTATGGAATGGTTCCTGGAGAAGAAATCATTGTGGAATTAGACAAAGGAAAAACATTATTGATTGAGTTAGTTTCAATAGGAGAACCTGATTATGAAGGAAAAGTTATAGTATTCTTTAAAGTGAATGGTCAAACGAGGAATGTCGTGGTGCAAGATCGTTCTATTGAAATTAATAAAGTAGTTCATGTTAAAGCTGATAAGTCAGATTCAAAACAAATTGGAGCTCCTTTACAAGGGTTATTATCAACTGTATTGGTGAGTGAAGGACAAAAAGTAAAGAAAAACGATCCTTTGTTTATTATTGAAGCTATGAAGATGGAAACCACTATTGCAGCAAGTGAAGATGCTGAAATAGAAAAAGTTATTCTAAAAGAAGGAACCATGATTAATTCAGAAGAT